One stretch of Streptomyces sp. NBC_00443 DNA includes these proteins:
- a CDS encoding carbohydrate ABC transporter permease, with protein MTIASSSPPSRLPLGGAEGAGTKSRTRRARSRENEGDGRLAAVFIAPAMLGFLAFLLWPTLRGIYLSFTRFNLLTPAEWVGLDNYVRMVHDPIFWESLAVTVEYVVINIGVQTVSALAIAVLLQRLTQSAVLRGIVLTPYLMSNVVAGIVWLWMLDTQLGIGNEIIAGIGADRIPFLADETWAIPTIALINVWRHVGYTALLLFAGLMAIPNDMYEAAKVDGASEWRMFWRITMPLLRPVLAVVLIMTVIGSFQVFDTVAVTTAGGPANATNVLQYYIYGAAFGRFQFGYASAMSVALLVVLSAITVLQYRLTRAGQSDLG; from the coding sequence ATGACCATCGCCTCCAGCAGCCCACCTTCGCGTCTGCCGCTGGGTGGCGCCGAGGGAGCAGGGACCAAGTCGAGAACGCGGCGGGCGCGCTCCCGTGAGAACGAGGGGGACGGGCGGCTCGCCGCGGTGTTCATCGCTCCCGCGATGCTGGGTTTCCTGGCCTTCCTGCTCTGGCCGACGCTGCGCGGCATCTACCTGAGCTTCACCCGCTTCAACCTGCTCACGCCGGCGGAGTGGGTGGGCCTGGACAACTACGTGCGGATGGTCCACGACCCGATCTTCTGGGAATCGCTCGCGGTCACCGTCGAGTACGTGGTCATCAACATCGGCGTCCAGACGGTGTCGGCGCTGGCCATCGCCGTGCTGCTGCAGCGGCTGACCCAGTCGGCGGTGCTGCGCGGGATCGTGCTCACGCCGTATCTGATGTCGAACGTCGTCGCGGGCATCGTCTGGCTCTGGATGCTGGACACCCAGCTGGGCATCGGCAACGAGATCATCGCGGGGATCGGCGCCGACCGCATCCCGTTCCTGGCGGACGAGACCTGGGCGATCCCGACGATCGCCCTGATCAATGTGTGGCGCCACGTCGGGTACACCGCGCTGCTGCTGTTCGCCGGCCTGATGGCGATCCCCAACGACATGTACGAGGCCGCGAAGGTCGACGGCGCGAGCGAGTGGCGCATGTTCTGGCGGATCACGATGCCGCTGCTGCGGCCGGTCCTGGCGGTCGTTCTGATCATGACGGTGATCGGTTCGTTCCAGGTGTTCGACACGGTCGCCGTGACGACCGCGGGCGGACCGGCGAACGCCACGAACGTCCTGCAGTACTACATCTACGGCGCCGCCTTCGGCCGCTTCCAGTTCGGGTACGCCTCGGCGATGTCGGTTGCCCTGCTGGTCGTGCTGAGCGCGATCACCGTCCTGCAGTACCGGCTCACCCGGGCCGGCCAGAGCGACCTCGGCTGA
- a CDS encoding S1 family peptidase produces the protein MRHARRRLVRRVTRLAAVGGLLLGGTMVTRAVASEPPDASAVPRTYAASAGDTGSELVSRLGTSRTAGSWLGADGKAVVAVTDEGAAAEVRKAGAEAKMVDHSMDEMKSATSTLRSAPRVAGTAWVMDYRSNEVVVRGDSTVSAADWSRMTDLAADMGGFVRMERTEGTFTTRLNGALPLLSTAGRCSAGFNVTDGQRDFILTAGHCGPNGSVWFADNRGRQQIGQTVQQSFPGGDFSLVQYANGDAGAGADVVSIGEGKGVRITGAADPAVGQKVFRSGSTSGLRDGEVTALNATVNYPEGTVTGLIETNVCAEPGDSGGPMFSEGVALGVTSGGSGDCNAGGTTFFQPVTKALAALDMKLLVAAQNGSGQGAAPAPSQEAGAPGDASPGSSAPVAGEAVTLLSRLADPKNVGPGLLVVAGSLVALAATRFIRAEQDRKAYQRYYSATWG, from the coding sequence ATGAGGCACGCACGACGACGTCTCGTCCGGCGAGTGACACGGCTGGCGGCGGTCGGCGGACTCCTCCTCGGAGGAACGATGGTCACACGCGCCGTGGCGAGCGAACCTCCGGACGCCTCGGCCGTCCCGCGCACCTACGCCGCCTCGGCCGGCGACACCGGCAGCGAGCTGGTCTCGCGTCTGGGCACGTCCCGTACGGCGGGCAGCTGGCTCGGTGCCGACGGGAAGGCGGTCGTCGCGGTCACCGACGAGGGCGCCGCCGCCGAGGTGCGCAAGGCGGGCGCCGAGGCGAAGATGGTGGACCACAGCATGGACGAGATGAAGTCGGCGACGTCGACGCTGCGTTCGGCGCCCCGGGTGGCCGGTACGGCGTGGGTCATGGACTATCGCTCCAACGAGGTGGTCGTACGGGGCGACAGCACAGTCTCCGCGGCCGACTGGTCCCGGATGACGGACCTCGCAGCGGACATGGGCGGCTTCGTGCGCATGGAGCGCACCGAGGGCACGTTCACGACGCGCCTCAACGGCGCGCTGCCGCTGCTGTCGACCGCGGGGCGCTGTTCGGCCGGTTTCAACGTCACCGACGGGCAGCGCGACTTCATCCTCACCGCCGGGCACTGCGGTCCGAACGGTTCGGTGTGGTTCGCCGACAACCGGGGCCGGCAGCAGATCGGGCAGACGGTCCAGCAGAGCTTTCCCGGCGGCGACTTCTCGCTGGTCCAGTACGCGAACGGGGATGCCGGTGCCGGGGCCGACGTAGTGTCGATCGGCGAGGGCAAGGGGGTGCGGATCACCGGCGCGGCCGATCCGGCCGTCGGACAGAAGGTGTTCCGCAGTGGCAGCACGAGCGGGCTGCGTGATGGCGAGGTGACGGCGCTCAACGCCACGGTCAACTACCCCGAGGGCACGGTCACGGGGCTGATCGAGACGAACGTGTGCGCCGAACCCGGGGACAGCGGCGGTCCGATGTTCTCCGAGGGGGTCGCGCTGGGTGTGACGTCGGGTGGCAGCGGCGACTGCAACGCGGGCGGCACGACGTTCTTCCAGCCGGTGACCAAGGCGCTGGCCGCGCTCGACATGAAGCTCCTCGTGGCCGCGCAGAACGGCTCCGGTCAGGGCGCAGCGCCTGCCCCGTCGCAGGAGGCGGGTGCGCCCGGTGACGCGTCGCCCGGTTCGTCGGCGCCGGTGGCCGGCGAGGCCGTGACGCTGCTGTCCCGGCTCGCGGACCCGAAGAACGTCGGTCCCGGTCTGCTGGTCGTCGCGGGCAGTCTGGTCGCCCTGGCGGCGACCCGTTTCATCCGCGCCGAGCAGGACCGCAAGGCGTATCAGCGGTACTACTCGGCGACCTGGGGGTGA
- a CDS encoding MalY/PatB family protein, which produces MTRIPHETTGEPNPLRALTLDRLRSRTSMKWRAYPEDVLPLWVAEMDVPLAEPVVRALTEALALGDTGYPAGTGYAEALAGFAEKRWGWEPAVERTAIVPDVMLGVVEMLKLVTGPGDPVVVNSPVYPPFYMFVEHMDRQVIEAPLGADLRIDLDTLDETFRQVTTDGRRAAFLLCSPHNPTGTVHTADELAAVAALADRHGVRVVADEIHAPLTAGGVDFVPYLRVPGAENGLSLMSASKAWNLPGLKAALGIAGPAAADDLARMPEEVSHGPSHLGIIAHSAALRDGTDWLDALLAGLDDNRRLLVDLLAEHLPAITHRPGEATYLAWLDCRALGLGDDPADVFLRRGRVALNSGIPFGTGGAGHVRLNLATSPELITEGVRRMVAALR; this is translated from the coding sequence ATGACCAGGATCCCGCACGAAACGACCGGTGAACCGAATCCGCTTCGCGCCCTGACCCTCGACCGCCTCCGATCTCGTACGAGCATGAAGTGGCGCGCCTACCCCGAGGACGTCCTGCCCCTGTGGGTGGCCGAGATGGACGTACCACTGGCCGAGCCCGTCGTGCGCGCGCTCACCGAAGCCCTCGCGCTCGGCGACACCGGATACCCCGCGGGCACCGGCTACGCCGAGGCGCTCGCCGGTTTCGCGGAGAAGCGGTGGGGCTGGGAGCCGGCCGTGGAGCGAACGGCGATCGTGCCCGACGTGATGCTCGGTGTGGTCGAAATGCTCAAACTGGTCACCGGACCGGGCGATCCGGTCGTGGTGAACTCACCCGTGTATCCGCCGTTCTACATGTTCGTCGAGCACATGGACCGCCAGGTGATCGAGGCCCCGCTCGGCGCCGACCTGCGCATCGACCTCGACACCCTCGACGAGACCTTCCGGCAGGTGACCACGGACGGCCGACGCGCCGCCTTCCTGCTGTGCAGCCCCCACAACCCGACCGGCACCGTGCACACCGCCGACGAACTGGCCGCCGTGGCCGCACTCGCCGACCGTCACGGCGTGCGCGTCGTCGCCGACGAGATCCACGCCCCGCTCACCGCAGGCGGCGTCGACTTCGTGCCGTATCTGCGCGTCCCCGGCGCCGAGAACGGGCTGTCGCTGATGTCGGCGTCGAAGGCGTGGAACCTGCCCGGCCTCAAGGCGGCCCTCGGCATCGCCGGACCCGCGGCCGCCGACGACCTGGCCCGGATGCCGGAAGAGGTCAGCCACGGCCCCAGCCACCTCGGCATCATCGCCCACAGCGCCGCCCTGCGTGACGGCACCGACTGGCTCGACGCCCTGCTGGCCGGCCTCGACGACAACCGGCGCCTGCTCGTGGACCTCCTGGCCGAGCACCTCCCCGCGATCACCCACCGCCCGGGCGAGGCCACCTACCTCGCCTGGCTCGACTGCCGCGCCCTCGGCCTCGGCGACGACCCGGCGGACGTCTTCCTGCGGCGTGGCCGGGTCGCGCTCAACTCCGGTATCCCCTTCGGCACCGGCGGAGCGGGTCACGTACGGCTGAACCTGGCGACATCACCAGAGCTGATCACGGAGGGCGTACGCCGCATGGTGGCGGCCCTGCGCTGA
- a CDS encoding alpha/beta hydrolase family protein has protein sequence MIRARRIWVTALAVLTVVGASPGWARAQQASEARPSANSTDAASGEGLPDDWSITGDGPARKLVWRSDERVPMGDARVEFYAGDRLLGRPAPAKDGRTFRLGIDGVRLDSVQDLEVRAAGRRLDAPDPAAGNARSAVTVPPRLPVNQIDPGKPGAYRTVTGEYDLDPVRLPGYAEPVEMRAVVVAPEGADGRRPLALFLHGRHFTCYAPRGETSGDWPCAAGAKPVPSHRGYLRDQRLLASQGYVTVSISANGINGQDWSAEDGGAQARSSLVRQHLARWADWSAHPTTAPAAVRQMPRADLSRVLLVGHSRGGEGVNRAAMDSLYPPPANQDGYRGPVRWHIRGTVLIGPTVFGQNPVADVPSMTILPGCEGDVSDLQGEVYVDGTRGVSRGTALHSAVYMMGANHNYFNSEWTPGRAEAPADDDFWNDGEQLDPVCSPGTRTRLTADQQHKAGATYIAAAARLFVAKDDRVRPLLDGSGRRAPSAGPVRVLTHAVGARRGPGFLPDGKVTVGGGGGRLCSAVHPTSATACLSSETAGGSPHFTRWETDREPGRRAVALRWSAAGSAVRVRPERPLSLTGAKALALRVIVPPNTTGTQLDVSVTDSAGRHRTLGRVKVDGLPGSDRTASYWAREVRVPIGADDAAALDLRHVKSLELTPRTRSGRAWLMDAWGWRPGTPEVREAALPRVDVGRLTVKEGNSGERTYRVPVQVSGRGSGQVRLFVADPVTGRATDRLVTVRPGAQDIDVPVKIRGNTRYGYDLPHNVFVKAVRTAVVGSHLGGVTAENDDAMPAIGVKPVADRVTEGKPLKWRVTLSAAADVEVGGVFPLVPVTDGAVLSTKDVDPEWLQATSGASPDPERPLSEVDDLSLWVSVPAGATSTELTVPTVKDTVTEQAESVRFQLADDEGEPVPGAPVVKGTVVDAS, from the coding sequence GTGATTCGTGCCCGGCGAATATGGGTCACCGCCTTGGCGGTGCTCACGGTGGTGGGAGCGTCGCCAGGGTGGGCTCGGGCTCAACAGGCGTCCGAGGCAAGGCCGTCGGCGAACTCGACTGATGCCGCCAGTGGTGAGGGCCTGCCGGACGACTGGAGCATCACCGGTGACGGGCCCGCACGGAAGCTGGTGTGGCGGTCCGACGAGCGGGTGCCGATGGGTGACGCCCGCGTCGAGTTCTACGCCGGTGACCGGCTGCTCGGCCGTCCGGCACCGGCGAAGGACGGCCGTACGTTCCGCCTCGGCATCGACGGGGTCCGGCTGGACTCCGTGCAGGACCTCGAAGTACGGGCCGCGGGCCGCCGGTTGGACGCGCCCGACCCGGCCGCCGGCAATGCGCGCTCGGCGGTGACCGTCCCGCCGCGGCTGCCGGTGAACCAGATCGATCCCGGTAAACCGGGCGCGTACCGGACCGTAACGGGCGAGTACGACCTCGATCCGGTACGGCTTCCCGGATACGCCGAGCCGGTCGAGATGCGGGCCGTGGTGGTGGCGCCCGAGGGTGCCGACGGCCGCCGTCCGCTCGCCCTGTTCCTGCACGGCCGCCACTTCACCTGCTACGCGCCGCGGGGTGAGACCAGCGGCGACTGGCCCTGCGCCGCCGGCGCCAAGCCGGTGCCGAGCCACCGGGGCTATCTGCGCGACCAGCGGCTCCTGGCCTCCCAGGGCTATGTGACCGTGTCGATCTCCGCCAACGGCATCAACGGCCAGGACTGGAGCGCCGAGGACGGCGGCGCGCAGGCCCGTTCCTCGCTGGTACGGCAGCATCTCGCCCGCTGGGCCGACTGGTCCGCGCACCCGACCACGGCGCCCGCGGCCGTACGGCAGATGCCCAGGGCCGATCTGTCCCGTGTCCTGCTCGTCGGGCACTCGCGGGGCGGCGAGGGCGTCAACCGGGCTGCGATGGACAGCCTTTACCCGCCGCCCGCGAACCAGGACGGGTATCGCGGCCCGGTGCGCTGGCACATCCGCGGCACCGTGCTCATCGGCCCGACGGTCTTCGGCCAGAACCCGGTCGCGGACGTGCCGTCGATGACGATCCTGCCGGGCTGTGAAGGGGACGTCTCCGATCTGCAGGGCGAGGTGTACGTCGACGGCACCCGCGGGGTCAGCCGCGGTACCGCGCTGCACAGCGCGGTGTACATGATGGGCGCCAACCACAACTACTTCAACAGCGAGTGGACGCCGGGCCGGGCCGAGGCGCCCGCCGACGACGACTTCTGGAACGACGGGGAGCAGCTCGACCCGGTCTGCAGCCCCGGCACCCGCACCCGGCTGACCGCCGACCAGCAGCACAAGGCGGGCGCCACCTACATCGCCGCGGCGGCACGGCTGTTCGTCGCCAAGGACGACCGGGTCCGCCCGCTGCTCGACGGCTCGGGCCGCCGCGCACCCTCGGCCGGCCCCGTGCGCGTCCTCACCCATGCGGTGGGTGCGCGGCGCGGGCCGGGATTCCTGCCGGACGGCAAAGTCACGGTGGGCGGCGGTGGCGGCCGGCTGTGCTCGGCCGTGCATCCCACGTCGGCCACCGCGTGCCTGTCGTCGGAGACGGCCGGCGGCTCCCCGCACTTCACCCGGTGGGAGACCGACCGCGAGCCCGGCCGCCGCGCGGTCGCGCTGCGCTGGTCCGCGGCGGGGTCGGCCGTACGGGTACGTCCCGAGCGGCCGCTGTCCCTGACGGGTGCCAAGGCGTTGGCGCTGCGTGTGATCGTGCCGCCGAACACCACCGGTACGCAGCTGGACGTCTCGGTCACCGACAGCGCCGGCCGGCACCGGACCCTCGGCCGGGTCAAGGTCGACGGGCTGCCGGGGTCGGACCGGACGGCGTCGTACTGGGCGCGCGAGGTGCGGGTGCCGATCGGCGCCGATGACGCGGCGGCGCTCGACCTGCGGCACGTCAAGTCCCTGGAGCTGACGCCGCGTACGAGGTCCGGGCGGGCCTGGCTGATGGACGCCTGGGGTTGGCGGCCGGGCACGCCGGAAGTGCGGGAGGCTGCGTTGCCCCGGGTCGACGTCGGACGGCTGACCGTCAAGGAAGGGAACTCGGGCGAGCGGACGTACCGGGTGCCGGTGCAGGTGTCGGGACGCGGCAGCGGGCAGGTAAGGCTGTTCGTCGCCGACCCCGTCACGGGCAGGGCCACGGACCGGCTGGTGACGGTGCGGCCCGGTGCGCAGGACATCGACGTACCGGTGAAGATCCGGGGCAACACCCGCTACGGCTACGACCTCCCGCACAACGTCTTCGTCAAGGCGGTCCGCACCGCCGTGGTCGGTTCGCACCTGGGCGGGGTGACCGCGGAGAACGATGACGCGATGCCCGCGATCGGGGTGAAGCCGGTCGCGGACCGGGTGACCGAGGGGAAGCCGTTGAAGTGGCGGGTGACTCTGTCCGCAGCGGCTGACGTGGAGGTGGGCGGCGTGTTCCCCCTGGTGCCGGTCACCGACGGTGCGGTGCTGTCCACCAAGGACGTCGATCCCGAGTGGCTCCAGGCGACGTCCGGTGCCTCGCCGGATCCGGAGCGCCCGCTGTCCGAGGTGGACGACCTCAGTCTGTGGGTGTCCGTCCCGGCAGGCGCCACGAGCACGGAGCTGACGGTGCCGACGGTGAAGGACACGGTGACCGAGCAGGCCGAGTCGGTGCGCTTCCAGTTGGCCGACGACGAGGGCGAACCGGTGCCCGGGGCGCCGGTGGTGAAGGGCACGGTGGTGGACGCGTCCTGA
- a CDS encoding substrate-binding domain-containing protein, with product MRLHVDQRHERVLELVRERGSLRVAELAAELGVSAVTRRRDVEALAAQGRVQRLHGAVVWPGDTTAEVRERPAGAEGAVIGMIVPTTNYIFADIVRGAREAVAAQGGRLVLGVSGYVDTEDPVQAEHLLSGGAEGLLVAPSWFGGVPENGQEKWLLEHDVPAVLVERLAPPGNPAAVLDRVRTDRAHGAAVAVGHFASLGHRRITAVLQEGPHANQITAGYRAAVQALGLDVDKGAAPTVREHGDYEASVDYLVEAVKKRRVTAALVHSDEDAIVLVPRLQACGIRVPDDLALIAYEDEVAGLSDVPLTAVAPPTRSVGELAAKLLLERLAERRSGQQPGPRQHLDLLPELRVRSSCGGGSIAE from the coding sequence ATGCGACTGCACGTCGACCAGCGCCACGAGCGGGTGCTCGAACTCGTCCGGGAGCGGGGCAGCCTCCGCGTCGCCGAACTCGCCGCCGAACTCGGCGTCTCCGCCGTCACCCGGCGGCGCGACGTCGAAGCGCTCGCGGCGCAGGGCCGGGTACAGCGGCTGCACGGTGCGGTCGTGTGGCCGGGGGACACGACCGCCGAGGTGCGCGAACGGCCGGCGGGCGCCGAGGGCGCGGTGATCGGAATGATCGTCCCGACCACGAACTACATCTTCGCCGACATCGTGCGCGGCGCCCGGGAAGCGGTCGCGGCCCAGGGCGGCCGGCTCGTGCTGGGGGTGTCCGGCTACGTCGACACCGAGGACCCGGTGCAGGCCGAGCACCTGCTCTCGGGCGGCGCGGAGGGACTGCTCGTCGCGCCCAGCTGGTTCGGCGGCGTGCCCGAGAACGGTCAGGAGAAATGGCTGCTGGAGCACGACGTTCCCGCCGTTCTGGTCGAACGCCTGGCCCCGCCCGGAAACCCCGCCGCCGTACTCGACCGGGTGCGCACCGACCGGGCCCACGGCGCCGCGGTCGCCGTCGGTCACTTCGCGAGCCTCGGACACCGCAGGATCACCGCGGTCCTGCAGGAGGGCCCGCACGCCAACCAGATCACCGCCGGCTACCGGGCCGCCGTGCAGGCCCTGGGGCTCGACGTGGACAAGGGTGCAGCCCCGACCGTGCGGGAACACGGGGACTACGAGGCGAGCGTCGACTATCTCGTCGAAGCGGTGAAGAAGCGTCGCGTCACCGCCGCGCTCGTGCACAGCGACGAGGACGCGATCGTGCTGGTGCCACGGCTCCAGGCGTGCGGCATCAGGGTCCCCGACGACCTGGCGCTGATCGCGTACGAGGACGAGGTCGCCGGTCTTTCCGACGTGCCGCTCACCGCTGTCGCGCCACCCACGCGCTCCGTGGGGGAGCTGGCCGCGAAGCTGCTGCTGGAGCGCCTCGCCGAGCGCCGGAGCGGGCAGCAGCCGGGGCCGCGTCAACACCTGGACCTGCTCCCGGAGTTGAGGGTCCGCTCATCCTGCGGCGGCGGATCGATCGCCGAGTGA
- a CDS encoding Zn-ribbon domain-containing OB-fold protein, with protein MYHHSGSVARQTAGSGTGVLDPAAPDRDAIVFQRCTWCGTAMYHRLLCPVCQGSDLRTERSEGVGTVRHSTVVHRNTPAARNVSLIEMAEGFVVRGRVIGPPIGIHSGDRVRLSTAKDPVRSEPVFQLIDEPYRAWT; from the coding sequence GTGTACCACCACTCAGGAAGCGTTGCTCGCCAGACGGCCGGTTCCGGGACCGGCGTACTCGACCCCGCGGCCCCCGACCGGGACGCCATCGTCTTCCAGCGCTGCACCTGGTGCGGTACCGCCATGTACCACCGGCTGCTGTGTCCGGTCTGCCAGGGCAGTGACCTGCGGACCGAGCGCAGCGAGGGGGTGGGGACCGTCCGGCACTCCACGGTGGTGCACCGCAACACCCCCGCGGCGCGCAATGTGTCGCTCATAGAGATGGCCGAGGGGTTCGTCGTGCGTGGCCGGGTCATCGGCCCGCCGATCGGCATTCACAGCGGGGACCGGGTGCGGTTGTCCACGGCGAAGGACCCGGTCCGCAGCGAGCCGGTGTTCCAGCTGATCGACGAGCCCTACCGCGCCTGGACCTGA
- a CDS encoding PPOX class F420-dependent oxidoreductase, whose amino-acid sequence MDDTSLETLGAGQYLLITSYRKNGTGVATPVWVVRDGDALGVWTVADSWKVKRIRARSDVLVGPCDLRGRPTGDQVPATAEICDEATSARYRRLIARKYGITGRLTLFGSRLRRGVNGTVGMRLTLTPAG is encoded by the coding sequence ATGGACGATACGTCGCTCGAAACGCTCGGCGCGGGCCAGTACCTGCTCATCACCAGCTACCGCAAGAACGGCACCGGTGTCGCCACGCCGGTCTGGGTGGTCCGCGACGGAGACGCCCTGGGCGTCTGGACGGTGGCCGACTCGTGGAAGGTCAAGCGCATCCGCGCCCGGAGCGACGTCCTCGTCGGCCCCTGCGACCTGCGCGGCAGGCCGACCGGCGACCAGGTCCCCGCCACCGCCGAGATCTGCGACGAGGCCACCAGCGCCCGCTACCGCCGACTCATCGCCCGCAAGTACGGCATCACCGGCCGCCTCACCCTCTTCGGCAGCCGACTGCGCCGAGGTGTGAACGGCACGGTCGGCATGCGCCTGACGCTGACGCCAGCCGGCTGA
- a CDS encoding TetR family transcriptional regulator, whose product MRDALVAAAFQLFLERGYEQTTVDDIVTLAGVGRRSFFRYFPSKEDVVFPDHERCLADMTAFLAASGAEHEPVRRVCDAARLVLRMYAENPTFSVQRYRLTKSVPGLRAYELSVVWRYERQLAEYLRERFAGRRDGTLQADVIAAAVVAAHNNALRSWLRSAGQGDASAEVDHALGYVQSAFGTGPAPRPDGAEPAEDVVVVVSRRGAPLWRVVQEIEAALGPGT is encoded by the coding sequence ATGCGGGACGCCCTCGTCGCGGCGGCCTTCCAGCTGTTCCTGGAGCGGGGCTACGAGCAGACGACCGTCGACGACATCGTGACGCTCGCGGGCGTCGGGCGACGGTCGTTCTTCCGCTACTTCCCCTCCAAGGAGGACGTGGTCTTCCCCGACCACGAGCGGTGCCTCGCCGACATGACGGCCTTCCTCGCGGCGAGCGGCGCGGAGCACGAGCCGGTGCGCCGGGTGTGCGACGCGGCCCGGCTGGTCCTGCGCATGTACGCGGAGAATCCCACCTTCTCGGTGCAGCGCTACCGCCTCACCAAGAGCGTGCCCGGGCTGCGGGCGTACGAGCTGTCCGTGGTGTGGCGCTACGAGCGGCAGCTGGCCGAGTATCTGCGCGAACGTTTCGCCGGCCGGCGCGACGGGACGCTCCAGGCCGACGTGATCGCCGCCGCTGTGGTCGCGGCCCACAACAACGCGCTGCGGTCCTGGCTGCGCTCCGCCGGCCAGGGCGACGCGAGCGCCGAGGTGGACCACGCCCTGGGATATGTGCAGTCGGCCTTCGGTACCGGCCCCGCCCCGCGCCCGGACGGTGCCGAACCGGCCGAGGACGTGGTGGTCGTGGTGTCCCGGCGCGGTGCGCCGCTGTGGCGGGTCGTTCAGGAGATCGAGGCGGCGCTCGGCCCGGGCACATGA
- a CDS encoding ROK family transcriptional regulator: MTPVAASWPPLSPGERSVAIEVLVGGPLSRTELARRLDLSAGSLTRLTKPLIESGLLVEVPEAGGPAEVRQGRPSQPLDVVAESLAFLGFKITDDMVYGVLTTLRSEIVARYDRPLVTREPAAVVDLLGEMTDALAGDRPRLAGIGIGVGGFVEDRAVVGESPFLDWRGVPLAELVEERTGLPVVVENDVAALVEAETWFGAGRGLDRFVVLTIGAGIGYGLVLGGRRVPYAEEDRGFGRHWIVDPNGPLTPEGARGSAVSLLTIPSIRYQVRAATGRDRTYEEILESAAAGEPMPARVIEEAARALGTLVAQIANFVLPQKILLAGEGVGLMDVAGKTVTEAIRAQRHPLAASIDLETKVSDFHDWARGAAVLAIQVLVLGAADV, from the coding sequence ATGACCCCAGTAGCCGCCAGCTGGCCCCCTCTCAGTCCCGGTGAACGCTCGGTGGCGATCGAGGTGCTCGTCGGCGGGCCCCTGTCGCGCACCGAGCTCGCCCGGCGGCTCGACCTGTCCGCGGGCAGCCTCACCCGGCTGACCAAGCCGCTCATCGAGTCCGGCCTTCTCGTCGAGGTGCCCGAGGCGGGCGGTCCGGCGGAGGTGCGTCAGGGGCGCCCGTCCCAGCCGCTGGACGTCGTCGCCGAATCCCTCGCCTTCCTCGGCTTCAAGATCACCGACGACATGGTCTACGGCGTCCTGACCACCCTCAGGAGCGAGATCGTCGCCCGCTACGACCGCCCCTTGGTCACCCGTGAACCGGCCGCGGTGGTGGATCTGCTGGGGGAGATGACCGACGCGCTGGCCGGCGACCGTCCGCGGCTCGCCGGTATCGGGATCGGCGTGGGCGGCTTCGTCGAGGACCGGGCCGTGGTCGGGGAGTCACCGTTCCTGGACTGGCGTGGCGTGCCGCTCGCCGAACTGGTGGAGGAGCGCACGGGGCTGCCGGTCGTCGTGGAGAACGACGTCGCCGCCCTCGTCGAGGCGGAGACCTGGTTCGGCGCCGGCCGCGGCCTCGACCGCTTCGTCGTCCTCACCATCGGCGCCGGCATCGGCTACGGGCTGGTCCTCGGCGGCAGGCGGGTGCCCTATGCCGAGGAGGACCGCGGCTTCGGCCGCCACTGGATCGTCGATCCCAACGGCCCGCTGACCCCTGAGGGGGCGCGCGGCAGCGCCGTCTCCCTGCTGACCATCCCCAGCATCCGCTATCAGGTCAGGGCCGCCACCGGCCGCGATCGCACCTACGAGGAGATCCTGGAGAGTGCCGCGGCGGGCGAGCCGATGCCCGCCCGGGTCATCGAGGAGGCGGCCCGCGCCCTGGGCACCCTGGTCGCCCAGATCGCCAACTTCGTGCTGCCGCAGAAGATCCTTCTCGCCGGGGAAGGGGTGGGCCTCATGGACGTCGCCGGCAAGACCGTGACGGAGGCCATCCGTGCCCAGCGGCATCCGCTGGCCGCGTCGATCGACCTCGAGACCAAGGTGTCCGATTTTCACGACTGGGCCCGTGGCGCCGCAGTTCTGGCGATCCAGGTGCTGGTGCTGGGGGCGGCGGACGTCTGA